The Parabacteroides timonensis sequence AACTATAATTATCGCAATGCATCTTGCACACACACAGTTGTTATCCAAGCGAAGCCGGAAATAAAAACCCCAGCATTGCAATGGTCTGTTTCCACCGTTACCCACGAGTTGCCTTATTTTAAAGATGTGAACGACCAGACTACGACATCCGTGAATTACGGTACTCCTGTCTTTGTACAGATTCGTCCGGTTGGATATGATGGTGTCACTTTCGAACGTTGGGATATCGAATACTCGGTAACTCCGGTAGAGCATTATTACGGAATGAATCCGATTATCAAGACAGAACGTCATAGCTTCAACAACAAAGAAGCTCATACTGAAAAGGGAACTTATATTTATACAGTAACCAAACTGACATTATATGACCTGTATGGTAACCAGATAATTGAAACATACGATTATAATGATTCTCCGTACAAACATACAATCGTGATCGGTGACGGTGAAGGCCCAGGTCCGGGACCAGGCGGATCGTTACAATGGTCGGTATCTACCGCTTCCAATAAGCTTGAAGACTTCCGGGATGTGGACAATCTGACTACAACCGCTGTTATCAAAGGAACACCGGTATATGTACAGATCCGTCCGGTTGGTTTCAACAATGTGACCTACGATAGTTGGGAAATTGAATACACTGCTACTCCTGTCGGTTATCACTATCCGCTGGAAGAAGCGGTTCCAAAAACAGTTCGTTATACCTTCAACAAGGGTGAAGCGCATACGTTAGTCGGAACCTATGTTTATACGGTAAACAAACTGACACTCTACAACGGAGGAAGTATCGCAACAGAACAATATTATACCCAACCGGCATATATCCACACGATCATCATCCGCGACGGAGGACTGATCGGCCTGGGTAAAATCGCTCCTTATTGTAGCGTAGAAGGTGAATTCAGAATACCTGTTCAATTGCTCGACCCGGACAATATCCTCGAATACTCTGTCCGTTTCTCCGATGAAGCCCTCAATGCCGGCTTCAAGGATACGGAATACAGAGACGTAACTCCGAATTACCTTACAGTTCCTGTTAATAATATCATTGCAAAAGGTATCTATACAGGAAATGTGTATGTACGTAAGAAGAGCGATCCGGGTCTGGTAGAACTTCATCCGTTTGAGATCGAAGTAATGCAGACAACTATGATCACCCGCCAGCCTCAATCGATAAATGTCTGTGATGGCGACGCCTTCACGTTATCGGTCGAAGCTATCGGTATTAACCTGAGCTACCAGTGGTTCTTCAACGAAGAGGCTATACCGGGTGCGACTTCCGACAGCTACACGGCAGCATTGACTCCGGATAAGGAAGGAATCTATTATGTAGACGTATACGGTGACTGCGGAATGGAGAGCAGCCGCACGGTGACGGTTAGCAAAAATGGATTGCGTATCCTGGTGAAATGGAACGAATTCCTCTACATCACCAATCAGGATAACGAATTTGTACGCTTCCAGTGGTATAAGGATGGACAGAAGATCGACAAAAACGGAACTTCTATCTATTATTCCGTACCGGAAGGATTGCTGGGTACCTACTTCATACAGGCATATCGTGCCGATGATACATACGTGGTAAGCTGTCCGATCACATTCGAGACACTGACACAGTTCCAGAGTACCCGTGTTTATCCGACGATGGTCAACAAGAACACACCGATCACAATCCAGACAGGAACACCGGATGAAACTCCTGAATCGGCTGTTGTAGAGGTATACAACCTGAACGGACAGATCGTGAACAGACTGGAGATGAAGACATGGGAAACTACCCTGTCTACCGATATGGCCTCAGGAAGCTATATCGTCAAAGTTACGACCGAATCCGGAAGAACAACAACTCACAAAATTATTATCAAATAAAAGAACCTGAATATGATCAAGATGATTTCCAATATAAGAAAAACAGTTTTATTACTTGCCACCGGCTGCCTGGTCAGCACCGTTTCCGCTCAGCAGGGAACGGGGGGCAGAGAACGTAGCCAGTATAACAACAACCAGCAGCAACAGCGTCAGCAGCAGCGTGAATATCGTGAAGAACAACGCGATACAACAAAGACTAAAACGTCCTACCTCACCATCTCCGGCGGTGTGGGTTCCTCTTCCTTACGCTATGATCTGAATTATCAAATCGAGGGCTTTCAGGAAAAAGGTAACCGCGACAATAAACTCGGTTATGAAGTCGATATCCGTTACAGTTACTTTTTCAATCCCCACTGGGGCGTTGCTACCGGCGTAGGTATCTCCCGTTATGCAACCGTAGGCAGGCTAAGAGGCGATATGTCGGACGACAAATATATGAAGCTGGGCAACATGATAGATGACGATGACTTCTCCGGTCACCCGCGTGAGTTCGAACTGCGTGCCCGACTGAAAGGCCTGGAAGAAAAGCAAACAGCTTTTCTTCTGGATATACCTTTGATGGCAATGTATCAAACGCGTTTCGGCGAAGAAGAAAACTGGGGAATGTATGCCGGGCTGGGTGTTAAACTACAAATCCCTGTCCAGACAAAATACAAAGTACAGAGCAACACAGCCAGTGAACTGAATGTATCGGGATATTACCCACATATCCCGTCTGATGTAGGTTCTCCCTCCGAGTCACCGGTACCTCACCATGGATTCGGCACGA is a genomic window containing:
- a CDS encoding outer membrane beta-barrel protein, which produces MIKMISNIRKTVLLLATGCLVSTVSAQQGTGGRERSQYNNNQQQQRQQQREYREEQRDTTKTKTSYLTISGGVGSSSLRYDLNYQIEGFQEKGNRDNKLGYEVDIRYSYFFNPHWGVATGVGISRYATVGRLRGDMSDDKYMKLGNMIDDDDFSGHPREFELRARLKGLEEKQTAFLLDIPLMAMYQTRFGEEENWGMYAGLGVKLQIPVQTKYKVQSNTASELNVSGYYPHIPSDVGSPSESPVPHHGFGTINDPGSQLDWSGKNKLKLGVAGTAELGFLISLNEDKDIDLLLGGYIDYGFTNMKKKKDQGLLSSPASYHPEGNKIVGQGIPYNGMLNSNVTDKVKVMSFGVKLGLRFKLN